The window aattaaaaataatttttgtttcaatcATAATTACCTTGGCTATCAGCATATGAATCATAAAGTTGATTAAGTTCCTTGTAATTAATTTCAGTCAGTGTACACTTTGatgcaatatttataatcaaacaAACATGATCTTTGTATctgcaaaattaaataattaattattataaatttaaaatatataaataaataaaattttttaaaaataatatattactttGACAGTTGAACAACTTCTCCATTAAGTGTAACAGCTTCAAAATCATAGATTGATTTTGCTGATTTGTAATCAACATTACCAGTCATTcctaaattaaatgaatttttcaattaattattttctaacctctattataaattatcaaatgattatttaaaaaatataggtatatttaccTGTTAAACTTCTAAATGTTTGCTGAAGTCCAGGTAAAATTGAATACTTCAAAAATCCCATTGTATTTTTTgtccaaatatttattatccaagcaaatatttgtttatcactgatttgtttatttcaaAGCTTCTTATCAATCCTAATTAATGTCAATTAAgagaaacaattttataaattattaaacataggtaccagaaaataaattattccaaaattttattatctcaaTTAATTCGTGGCACAGCAATCTTTaacgtaattttatttttaattgtttttttgcatTACTTACAATtactattgaatttattttaagaacTGCGTTGTAAATTTATACCCTAACCCACAGGTGTATGTgcatgtatgtgtgtgttgcAAAAtcttaaattcaaataaataaaattgcaaataaatttaataaaaaattaaaaataccaacaataatcacaacaacaaaaataattttaataaacaattaattatattaacaattaaataaatttgttattttttttgtttattataatttgattcaataatatacgaaaaatttgtaaataaaaataacaataaatttagattaaattaaatcttaaaaaaaccaaaaattatatgataataatttttagtaaatttgtattttaatgaaatataattttttgacatttaaatattccGCCAAGTCAGTCATTTGTAAAATTGGATTTCAAGAAAACTGATTGGTCAGTATTATGTAATTCCttccaataaaaaatcaaccaaTAAAAAAGCTTATATAGTTGAcagaaattttttacagtgttGTGACTTGTGTGTCTGTGTATGTTCATCTaaaggaaaatttttaataattgtttttttgggATTATAGACAACCCAATAAAACAATAGCATGTCTGCAAgacgtaaatataattttaaaaaattaattattatagtaaaaataattagctgatatttttaataattgtttatttatataatagaaCTTTTCATTGAATGTCAATCTAACCTCAAAAAGATGATCTATTATCTCactaaatattatcaaaataaatctctccttcaataattaaataatttcttcatGTTGAacgtattttttgtttttcaaattttttatttatcaatgattaatgaaatgaaaaatgtcaatttaatttttagctcTTCCAAAATGGGAAGACAATCAGCTGTTGTTGTTTAAAGGACCAGCTTACTATGATCAACCAGAAGGTAAAGATCCAATTGGAAAAGTATGgggtataaataaatatgcaaTTGCAGCGTCAATAGGTATGACCATGATTGACAGTTTTTACGTAACACAAGCAGTAACACCACTTCATGTTGCTCAAAATTTTGGTTATTGGTGCTTGCCATTAACTGGTCTTGCAACAACATTTTCATGTGTCacatatatatcaacaaatttacGTGGTAAAGATGacagaattaattatttacttggtggtatgtaaaattaattataaattattattattatttaacaaattaaatcttaaaaaatggatggatttttaatttttatttattattttagctaTGGCTTGTTTACCAGTACTTCATGCTTGGAAAGGTACAACATCATTTACACTTTATGGTACAGCTATTCTCATGGCAGCagcatttttgaaaaaagattCTAAAATAAATGGTTGGCAATTTTATACACCACCAGTACGTCAACATGctaattttcaatttagtGATATGTCATTGGTGAAAGATAATTACTGGCCAAAAAGaccaatataaattattcattaatattttttaaaatcaatttaatttgatattaaagataacacaattaaatacaaatgtaaACAACATTATTACAATGTAGTATATTTATCGCAATAAATTACAAagtttattcattaaaaatgaaaaaaacaaaaccactttattgattgttataaattgtttaaaaaaatttatcaatttatttaataatttgtttattcatcatatttatttggtAATGTATATCttagattaaaatttatcaaaatgacaaaattatcatgttaAAGTTTCTCCTTTTGTGacctaaaataatttttaaaaatgtttaatattaattggtcattgattgttattatttaaaatattatcaattattttttttaattaattttttttacttacacaTGCTTCAAGATATTCAATTCTACGTTCaagtgttgttaatttttcattcaaaacaGCAAGCCTTGATCTACATGACATAtctgtattaaaaatttgattaataaattgataaattgatgagtaataaaattgaaaataaatactttataacaattaccaaatgaatttagaaaatctgtaatttttttaatacttccAGTAATAACTTCAATGTATTCACGATTTGCCCAATCttgttgaattgttttttgaattgCTTCACGATGTACACCAGCCATTTTGATAACAAcaatgattgatttatttttaattataaaacgtcaataaaaatatgacatataattttattataaacacaacaataataacaattaaacaacaaatttcATAACCTCAGAAACactcagaaataaaaaaattatccaatgagtaatgacataaaaaatgtGTAAACAAAGTAAACAAGATGATCGACTCTGCTCCAAAATGTAGATGATGTTTTGGAGCAAGATAtaatagtgataataatacacacacatatcAAAGAGGCGCCActgagaatatatatttatttttatttttaaaaggcATCAAGAGGtcaagataattaattatcgaaCGTTGAAGATTACAATAATGATtaagtaatttataaaaattttttttatcaataaaaataaaattaaattaacgaGGCTCGATTAAAAGTTCAATACCACTTTTTGACATTAAGACAATTGATAATGATTCAAAATCAAGGACATCTGGTGTGCTTGGAGCTTTgctgaatttatattttgataataaactaATCAGTACAATTTTTACTTGAAGAAATCCAAATCTTGAACCTACAttgataagataaaaatatgttaatttaaaaaacaaattaatttttattatacatgtatagattaattataattaccaaTACAAATTCTTGGACCTTCACCAAAACCCtggatttaattaaataaaaaatatacaaattatttataattaattgtaattattattgtaaaaaatttatttaaattatgaatatttaccAAATAAGCATAAGGATGTCTTTCtgcagtatttttttcattaaatcttTCAGGATCAAATTTATGTGGATCAGGATAAATATTTGGATCACGATGTAGACCCAATACtggaataataatatccataccttttggtatttttaaacCAGTATCTCCTAGTTCAATTGCTTCTGTACATTGACGATTCAAAAATGGAAGAGGTGGATATTTTCTCAATGTTTctgtaccaaaaaaaaaataattaataataaacaagtataataataaataataatataaatatcatcatgTTATACCATTAATAACTTTATCAAGATATGTCATTTCTTGAGTTGATTCATATGTAATTTTTCCATcatgatttttcaaaacttgatttatttcaatagCCAATTTATCTTGAATGTGTTTGTTACATTCTTTTGATAGTTCATAAAGACTGTATGAAATAGTTGTTGAAGTTGTCTCAAATcctatattaattaacatacaaatttatcatttgcaaaattaatatattaatgtcGAAATTTCCTTGATATTTACCAGCTAAAAAGAAGACAAATGCTTGGGCAACAGCTTCATCAATGGTGATATTACCATCAATTGTTTctgtatgaaaatatttaagaaaaaattaatatataaactttttcgagctataaatttattaatttttacctgAAATATGAGATGGTTTTCCATCATCACCTTCAACATATCCTTGTTTCATTAAttgtatcaataaattcataaaatctggtctaacaatattatttttaattctataatTAACAGTATCTTTAAAtgcatttgtaaaaaattttgaaacacCTGGATCGGTACttggaattttaaatatatccatAAGGTTTGGTGCAACAAGCGTACCAACTAATCTTAAATTTGgtttaaatgctttttttcCCCAATAACGAAATTCACTGTCAGGATTATCTATACAATTACTATCAATTCCAAATGCAGTTGAAACAATAACATCAGTAGTGAgtctataataatttttaaaaattaattattaatattttttaaataataaatttaaataatataaaatattacctTGCAGACAATTCTTTTATTCCAATAATTCCTCGATTTTTAGCAATACTTTCAAGAtgttttgtcattttatcTGCACAACTGTACATTACATTAAACATTTGCTTCATCTTGCCGGAAGTAAATGTAGGTGTTAATTTAGCACGTAAGTTTTTCCAACGTGCACctccaagaaaaaatatatgtgctGTTATtggatcaattttttcattaaaaggTATTCCACGATcatgaaaattagaaaaatttttaactaataCATTTCGTATTAAATCAGGATCACTGACAACTAGTGCTGGTTTTTTTGTTCCATAAACACCATAATAGCCATACTGCTTATTGGCTTCGTAGAATTTTTCATGAAGTGTaccttaattaattttaataatagaaataattattatatatgttatTAGTTAATAGTTAATACTCATCATTTCCTTAGCTTAcccattgatttttttcccATCATTAATTCTGCTGAATTACCAATTAAAAATGTTGGCTCAACATAATGAACACCTTGTTTTTcccaatatttataaacaacatttttaaagtataaatatactgctccaattataattaacaaaccACCAATTAATTCTATtgaatagaataataaaaaatttaaaaacatttttgtaaaattattatttagcttTGTTTATTGTAAACTGCGTAgcaccaaatttttttttggatgaaAACTGGTTTGATAAACACTTAAGGCAACTGACAATTTATTTCGTTTACTATACTTTTTATAAACGAGcaaaagaagataaaaaaaaataagagataTTCGCCGAGTCATTATATAAGATAAAATTAGCGAGTTGATGTTTCGAAAAATTGCCAAATAAtgatatgataaaaatgaataattcatACGTACagttaattatgataaaattgttgtataataaaaataaaaattattttctgtcATGCTAATATGTAAATACAtagctaattatttttttatattaaaaaatcatattgttttttattttgtaatgactaatgatatatttaaaaataattttagtatattatttgattgtttaattaatagatAGAATTATTTCAAACTCAATTTATTAGTtagatttttcttttgtttaaaattttttgtaagaaTAATTAAACTGCAATGAGACTAGAATATTATTTgcctttttatttaatttttttttaaaacaacttaataattaattgagtaaaaatatcaacgtcaatttattttatttaatactgacaaataaatttttagttaaatttttcgTCATTACattaagaaagaaaataaaatattgccaATAATTTAAGCATGTCCTAAAcgtatttgtttgttttttaaaaatcatttttttctttttgtttgaattaaaatttaaaaacagataaaaaaaaaaatacataaatgaaTCTAAAGTTAGTGAATTTtgcatttacaaatgaaataattgataaattttatttttcaataatttgaaaaaaaaaaaaccaaaacaaacaaaaaaaaaaaaactagaaatgTTCTATTTGAAGAGAAGAATTAGTAATTGaagatttatcaataaaaaaaaaatatatttagcaaaataatgataatctaTTTCTTGCACCAGGCATAAGTCCTTGATTGTCGAGTAAACCAGCTTGTATATCATTATATGATGgcacatttttaatttttccacgTACTGCAACACTTGGtggtgattttaaaaaacgaCGAGCTACCCTCTGCACATcttcttttgtaattttttctgttttaaagatataaaaaaaaaaataacaataacttaaacaattgaatcaatcaatcaatcgattttaaataataaaatatcatataaaaCATACCAAtttcttgaataaaatattctgGACGTCTTCTAAATCCTGTTGCCAAAACTTGTCTACCAATATCTTCAAAAACAACTGGTCTTTGttctaaattcattaaaagcattgattgtaattgttttttagcTCTAGCTAATTCAGTATCCGTCAATGAACCAGCCATTCCAACTAAttctttaataataacttCAATCATTTCTTTAACATAATTTGGTGTTGATGATGCATGAATACAAAATAATCCAGTATCAGAATATGAATGATTAAAAGCAGTTGCACTGTATAACCAATGATATCTATTAAGTACATTTGTATATAAACGTGTGTACATTCCTTTACCAGGACCACCAGCACTAAAACTTCCACCACCACCcatcataatatttaaaatacatgctGCAACAAAATCTGGATCTTGATGTGAACAACTCTCAAGACCAATAACAGCATGTGAAAGTTCTGGTAGACCACTTGGTCCAGCATATACTGGTACACTACAAGCTTCCAATAAATATCCACCAGTATATTTTGCTTttgaatcatcaacaattattgattCAGCTTTATCAGATGATTCATTATCCCAAATTGGTTTTTCTTCAACAAAATGTCTGTAATAAAAAAcgtaatttaacaaaataaaaataaagaaaactacatatttaattaaaaattaataaacaaaaaattgaattactCTTTAACAGCATTGACTAGATCATTATGATCAACTCCACTAGCAGCAATAACCATACGTTTtggtgaataataatttttcaaatatgtatatattattttactgtcaattgtttcaatattttttttaggacaTATTTTTGGTAAACCAAGTGTACTATTACCATATGCTGCAGCATGTATCATATCAATTATTAAGAATTCTTGTTCAGGTCGTGTTGCTAATGATTCAAGCTCAAATTCAATTGTTTGACgagcaatttttatttcatcatcagtTAAACGAGGTCTTAATACAATATCACCAAGTACTTTTGTAACTGTATTTAAACCAGAACGTTCAGCTGATGCAGCATAAATCATTGTGTCTCTTGATGCTTGACAATCACATATTCCACCATGTTTTTCTAGTGATACTAGTATGtcatctttattttcataatgttTTGTTGactaaatatacaatattattgttatttatttgatattttattattaaaatatgttaattaattttattactcaCATTGAATgctaatttttcaagaaaatgtGATATACCATGAGGATATGATGCTTCAAATCTTGATCCAgcatttattaaaactatgaaaacaaaaaacatgttaatttttatagataaatgagctattgataataattataaattataatatattacctCCAACAGTACAAAACTTTCCATATCTTTTTTCAGTTGCAACTTTAAGACCATTTGATAATGTTGttatttctgttttttgattttcctCTTTGGCATCAACATAAACTgcatttggtatattttttaatgattgtgACAAAGGAGGATGTCCTGTTACACTGGTTTctaatgtttttattgttgatgtaaaACATCGTTTttgatgtaaattaaaatgctttatatttattgagctataaataaattgatcattaattgttaattattatttggcttATTATGTTGGATAATTtcgtataataattataaactaactgtcattttcaatgataattttaggtgatcataaaaatcataataatatttaaattatttaaatgtttgtgcattaaatattaattatgtcaTTGTCGTATTTTTATCGTTATCATCAACTGAATATTGACATTggtttaataactttttataattatttaaggtATAACTTATAAGGTTATAgggaaatattaaaatattttgtgtattataatattaattaattttcatatatttaccTGTTTTTTAATGCAGCTAATAATGTTGTTTGAGGTATTTTACTAATCATTTTGATGACAATTACAATTCGCAATTattagacaatttttttatctaaatatttttatccaaataaaaaaaaaaacagttcaCCTTGTGATGGATATAGAAAACCATGTGTGTATGCTTTGGAGTAATGGcgaatttttatgattttattttttgttttattgcgTCAACAAAATATCGtcgcagaaaaaaaaaacaaaatgaacgCTGGCGGCAACAtacacaataatttaaatcacttcaactagataaaaataataataaattgcaatTTCCAAAATGGGATATATTCATTCATATCATTTCTGAAGattactataataaaaaagagataGTGAGCTTTACAACACaccaaatacctctttgcctatcCTATAttcctgttaaaaaaattcaattttttcaaaagctGCTGgaggaaaatttaaaattattatagaattataaaatagttgaAGTGAgctttcaaaaacaaaaaatactatttacaTACATTTATCTAaagttcaataaattattttcaatgcctatttattatatattattattattattaatattatttatttccatttatttattcttaattttttttttcacatacgAGAAGAATTTCATTATAAGTAAATGcgattaatttagttttaaatatatatttacgtagctttcatgttttttttttgtttattttatcttatatataattaaaaccGCGGCTCTGCCACTCTGGGGATTTTTTCAGATTTACCAATTTAGATGACCGATacgtaatttttcttgatgaaTCAAATAAAAGTAGGCGTAAATATTGcgattcatatttttttatatcaggTTTATTTAAAACGGCTATTTCTAATGTTTGTTTTcgatttgttattatttctgcagcttttttaaaaaatttagaagttATAGCTGATTCTAAAATGTAAAAACTGATCATCTTgggtgaattttcaagaattttcGTGACTGAAAcatcagtaattttattgctgtctggtaaatgtaaatttttaaaattttttagcaatttaACTGAAGAGTCAGTGACTTGACTAGAGCCACGAAGATCAAGAGTTtctaaattattcatctttgaAATAGCTACTATACCAACATCGGTTACCTGTTCACAATTAAtctcaagtttttttaattgattcatGCAATTGGCTATAGTATATAAACAATCATTTGTAGCTTGGTAATGCTTTAAATTTAGGTTTTCAACATTTTCATACAAAAGGTTTCTGTAAATATTGTCGTTAAAGCACTGATTATCGTGACTGATGAGTAATATTCCGAGATGTTCCTGCAGATACTCGTATAAGTCAGTATAAACTAATACACCTGCAGTCTCAAATGATTTCAAGGCCTTAAATTCACGAATAACCTgcgaaaaaagttatttataaatatacttatgtcaagaataataataatatttttcattttttttttttgtaatagatGCAAAGTTTTAACTTACATGAGTGAATGTTTTAGGGATTCTCatggttttataaaaataattgttgtccCAATTTGACAGAGTCAGTTCAGTTAATGTACCAGCAACGCTTctcaataaattgattacaCCAACAGGTATATatccattattatatatatgttgaaatataatttttaatactttcagTTTGGATAGACGTGAAAATGCATTAACTAATACTTTACGTTCAATATACTTGAATCTCAACCGAAGTTTTACAACGTTTGGACAAGATTCATTGATAACTGGCACTATATTACAATGACCATAGGCTGTCAAATCTAATTCTGTTATATAAAAACCACATTTATCAAGCAGCGATTTCAAACACCTTAATTGTTCTTTTATTGTTGGATATTGCTTCAAATAACTTGGGCACTCATCATATTCCCAATGAGTtagttcaagtttttttacatTCGACCAAGAATTATCAAGGgcttttttccatttcttgcatactaaaaaataaatattcattatcgatacataataatttttttaatcaaataattgttatgTTATAATGATCGCATACCCAAAGCAATTTTCGGTCTTTCCCATACTGGCAGATACGTGAATATTTCAGCCAgacaatcatcattaataatgtCATTAACAAGGTCATTGTCGTAAACATAATCATTAACAAGATCAAACATCGTATTTTTGACGTCATCATCAGCATAATGCTGATggtatttctaaaaaaaattatcaatgtttattattcaatattttatctaCAAGCACATAGTAACTGCAATTATTTTGTACAAACCTCGTTATCCTTTTTGTTAGAGACACATGTTGAAATTTGACTTGTAACCTTAGATTTTTTTACATGCGTTTTTTTACACTTATGTGCTCTTGTAAAATCAcacattatatttaatttaattaaaatgtgGTATATTCACTATTTAATCAAGTTtcgatttaatatttttttatttctataaattataatttaaaaaatcaagattttttaGCTTTATATTTCTCACCAAGCATAATAACATATAACcacgttttaatttaatcaagttCATGATTcaagtttaatataaaaattgataaaaatgtaaacaaaaataacacgtGACCATGAAACACAAGCGTtgtcaccggcaaaaaaagaTACTATGTACCTTGCTCCAAAAATTAAAGTTCATTTagttttttcaacaagtttatatattgttttatatattgtttttgtcATATGATCATAAAGTAAGCTTTCTAAAACACTAAGATACCCCTTCGGTCATTCTGTGTTCCTTATACAaatcgttaatttttttcgaagtGATtaggcaaataaaaaataaaaaatcgaatTGTTTTTCCGCGAATTGCTCGGGTACAACCTAGTTTAGACTCAAAAAATCTCTCGggagttatatatttttttccaaagatataaattcatataagCCAACTAGTTTTATATGCtctgttatttaaaaagtctTTGATTTCCTAGaaacttaaatattttcatcaataaacaataattagtacaaacaatttttaacatttatttaaagttcaataaattattcttaatgccaatttattattatttatttccattgatttattgttaattttttttttcacatattattttatttgaaaaaattaaatgaaatgttttttttttttttttcgtttattttattgtacatatataattaaaaccaATGAGtagttttaattgttgaaatttattttaaaaataattatttagtaatttgcgaaaagaaaaaaaaaattactgtgtTTTGCtcgttgataaatattattaatattataaattgagaaaaaattgaattaatttaaagcaGTTGATGTGAGTACTGCAACTCCACGCTCATAGAAACTATGTGGATCTTGATTAGTAGCAGTATTAAGATCAACAGTAAATAATAGCTCAGTTCTAGtgctatttaaataaacaggTAAAGATAATTTTCCTTTTCTTGCTTCTTCAGTTGATGAACGAACCCATCGTAACATTGTAACTGGTAAATCAGTCATaattgttgatgttaaataCAGCTGATTATCTTTACAAAGTGCACCCTGTAATTTTAATCCAGTAACAGCAAATGAACAATCATCAGTTGCAATATTATCACCATCACCAATTGTAACAACTAATTGTAATTCTTCAAGTGACCAGCTATTTGCTTGTGCAATACATTGTCTTGTTGCTGTAATATAAGCCTCAGGATTTAATAAACCACCAAGCCAAACTGGAaaacttttaatttctttagctCCACCTTGTGATACAAGACGTGATACTTCTTGTAATTGCATAACACGTTGACTAAAATCAGTTATCCATTGTATAACAGTACAACCTCGTGGTACAGTATATCTTCTCCATCCACCAGGTAATATACCTTTAACAAGTTCTGATAACATTGTACGAtgataatttgtttgttttttttcaccttGACATATTAATACAACATCTTCCAAATCATGAATAAcatcttgtaataatttagCTCCACTATTAACTTCACGTTCAAAATAACGATAAAGTGgatctttgatattttcaacagttctttttaatatttgtaaatttttag is drawn from Aphidius gifuensis isolate YNYX2018 linkage group LG3, ASM1490517v1, whole genome shotgun sequence and contains these coding sequences:
- the LOC122851566 gene encoding cytochrome P450 6a2-like, with product MFLNFLLFYSIELIGGLLIIIGAVYLYFKNVVYKYWEKQGVHYVEPTFLIGNSAELMMGKKSMGTLHEKFYEANKQYGYYGVYGTKKPALVVSDPDLIRNVLVKNFSNFHDRGIPFNEKIDPITAHIFFLGGARWKNLRAKLTPTFTSGKMKQMFNVMYSCADKMTKHLESIAKNRGIIGIKELSARLTTDVIVSTAFGIDSNCIDNPDSEFRYWGKKAFKPNLRLVGTLVAPNLMDIFKIPSTDPGVSKFFTNAFKDTVNYRIKNNIVRPDFMNLLIQLMKQGYVEGDDGKPSHISETIDGNITIDEAVAQAFVFFLAGFETTSTTISYSLYELSKECNKHIQDKLAIEINQVLKNHDGKITYESTQEMTYLDKVINETLRKYPPLPFLNRQCTEAIELGDTGLKIPKGMDIIIPVLGLHRDPNIYPDPHKFDPERFNEKNTAERHPYAYLGFGEGPRICIGSRFGFLQVKIVLISLLSKYKFSKAPSTPDVLDFESLSIVLMSKSGIELLIEPR
- the LOC122851570 gene encoding probable protein BRICK1-B — translated: MAGVHREAIQKTIQQDWANREYIEVITGSIKKITDFLNSFDMSCRSRLAVLNEKLTTLERRIEYLEACVTKGETLT
- the LOC122851567 gene encoding F-box/LRR-repeat protein fbxl-1-like, whose amino-acid sequence is MCDFTRAHKCKKTHVKKSKVTSQISTCVSNKKDNEKYHQHYADDDVKNTMFDLVNDYVYDNDLVNDIINDDCLAEIFTYLPVWERPKIALVCKKWKKALDNSWSNVKKLELTHWEYDECPSYLKQYPTIKEQLRCLKSLLDKCGFYITELDLTAYGHCNIVPVINESCPNVVKLRLRFKYIERKVLVNAFSRLSKLKVLKIIFQHIYNNGYIPVGVINLLRSVAGTLTELTLSNWDNNYFYKTMRIPKTFTHVIREFKALKSFETAGVLVYTDLYEYLQEHLGILLISHDNQCFNDNIYRNLLYENVENLNLKHYQATNDCLYTIANCMNQLKKLEINCEQVTDVGIVAISKMNNLETLDLRGSSQVTDSSVKLLKNFKNLHLPDSNKITDVSVTKILENSPKMISFYILESAITSKFFKKAAEIITNRKQTLEIAVLNKPDIKKYESQYLRLLLFDSSRKITYRSSKLVNLKKSPEWQSRGFNYI
- the LOC122851569 gene encoding uncharacterized protein LOC122851569, which produces MSARPLPKWEDNQLLLFKGPAYYDQPEGKDPIGKVWGINKYAIAASIGMTMIDSFYVTQAVTPLHVAQNFGYWCLPLTGLATTFSCVTYISTNLRGKDDRINYLLGAMACLPVLHAWKGTTSFTLYGTAILMAAAFLKKDSKINGWQFYTPPVRQHANFQFSDMSLVKDNYWPKRPI
- the LOC122851565 gene encoding mitochondrial-processing peptidase subunit alpha; this encodes MISKIPQTTLLAALKNSSINIKHFNLHQKRCFTSTIKTLETSVTGHPPLSQSLKNIPNAVYVDAKEENQKTEITTLSNGLKVATEKRYGKFCTVGVLINAGSRFEASYPHGISHFLEKLAFNSTKHYENKDDILVSLEKHGGICDCQASRDTMIYAASAERSGLNTVTKVLGDIVLRPRLTDDEIKIARQTIEFELESLATRPEQEFLIIDMIHAAAYGNSTLGLPKICPKKNIETIDSKIIYTYLKNYYSPKRMVIAASGVDHNDLVNAVKEHFVEEKPIWDNESSDKAESIIVDDSKAKYTGGYLLEACSVPVYAGPSGLPELSHAVIGLESCSHQDPDFVAACILNIMMGGGGSFSAGGPGKGMYTRLYTNVLNRYHWLYSATAFNHSYSDTGLFCIHASSTPNYVKEMIEVIIKELVGMAGSLTDTELARAKKQLQSMLLMNLEQRPVVFEDIGRQVLATGFRRRPEYFIQEIEKITKEDVQRVARRFLKSPPSVAVRGKIKNVPSYNDIQAGLLDNQGLMPGARNRLSLFC